In Chloroflexota bacterium, the genomic stretch GGCAGAATACAGTGAGATTGGTTCAAGCCCATTCGCCCCGAATGAACTGCAACATTATTGCGAAAAGCGGAGTTGAGAAACTCCGCTTTTCGCTTTTTGACCTGGGTCAGAAATGATTATTGATTCGGAGGTGAAGGCATACTATCAATTTGGTTTGTTGTGACTGAAGCATCCCAATACAAGCACTTTTTCCCATATAGACTTCTAATGCAATTGCCGACCTTTCCGTTCGAATCGGCTGTATAATCCGGCGAGCTTATTAATAGGCAGGTTCGAATTTACTCGACCCCATTTTGCCTGTTTCTAATCTTAGACCCAGGTTCTCCAGCTGGGTTTCACCAATTTGCTTGCAGAAAGGATGCGCTCAGTATGTTGAAACTAAATTCCATCATGATCGGAACGGAACAACCCAAAGTGTTAGCTGCCTTCTATGATAAGGTTCTAGGAAAGCCAGCGGATATGGTTGATGAGACGAATGGTTTTTGGGGATGGCAATTGGAAAGTGGGTTCTTTTCCGTATTAGAGCATTCCGCCATGGGGGGTAATGCAAAAGATCCTGGACGCGTGATGTTCAACTTTGAAACCCCGCAGGTCAAAGAGGAGTTTGCAAGAATTAAAGCCCTCGGCGGCGTGGTCATAAAAGAGCCCTATGAAATGGGAGGCGCCTGGATTGCGACGCTAGCCGATCTGGATGGAAACTATTTTCAATTAGTAAGCCCGATGTGACATCAAGTCGGGTCGCTTACAAAATTGAGCGCCGGTCAACCCTTCGCTGCAGCAGACGCGGCGTAGCCGCGTGTAACTGACCGATCTCTTCATCCGGCGTTTGGGTTGGCAACTGTTCGAGGCGATCCTCTCCGTGCTGCTGAGCTCAACGAAAGACCTGAACTGCTCTCATATCGTTTCTGCAACCGTGGTGCGACTCGCTAGGAATCGCACCCCATTCACACACACAGTCCCCAAAGGGGACAAGGAGAATAACCAATGTCAACAGAACAGAACAAAGCGTTAGTCCGTCAAATGGTGGAGGAAACCTTCAACCGGGGAAACATGAGTCGGATCGACGAGTTCTTGGCACCCGACTTCGTTGAACGCGAAGAACTCCCACCCGGAATACCGCGTGATCGTGAGGGCGTCAAACAGTTGACTACCATGTTGCGCAGCGCCTTCCCAGACTTCAAAGCCACGATAGACGATATTGTCGCCGAAGGCGACAAGGTGGTAATCCGTCAGACCTGGACCGGCACCCATAAGGGCGAGTTTATGGGCGTTCCGCCGACCGGCAAGCGCGTATCCTTTGGAGTGATCGACATCATCCGCATTGCTGGGGGCAAGTTTGTGGAACATTGGGGCCAGATGGATAGCATGGGTATGATGCAGCAACTTGGCGCTATCCCCACGCCCGGAGCAAGCGGAAGTTAGATACTCGGCCGCGGTTGCAAGCGGAGCACGTCACTTTTTCAACCGGGGTGTTAGCAGAGGTGCCGATATGCGAAGCCAAGCGTGGGGCTATGCACTCGGAGAGCGGGCTTACACCGGGTTGCAGGCGACGTTGCTCCGCTGCGCGCCGCAACGCGCCTGAACCCGACCGTTAGCCAGACCCTGGGGTGATGAACCATTTCCCAAAATGCCCGAATTTTTGAGTTGCCTTAATTCAAATTTGTTCCTTGAAAATATGATGAATTTGAGCAGGTGAACCACGAGGACCATTTTTTCGGAATAATTCGTTGGGTCAATCCC encodes the following:
- a CDS encoding ester cyclase, with the translated sequence MSTEQNKALVRQMVEETFNRGNMSRIDEFLAPDFVEREELPPGIPRDREGVKQLTTMLRSAFPDFKATIDDIVAEGDKVVIRQTWTGTHKGEFMGVPPTGKRVSFGVIDIIRIAGGKFVEHWGQMDSMGMMQQLGAIPTPGASGS
- a CDS encoding VOC family protein, whose amino-acid sequence is MLKLNSIMIGTEQPKVLAAFYDKVLGKPADMVDETNGFWGWQLESGFFSVLEHSAMGGNAKDPGRVMFNFETPQVKEEFARIKALGGVVIKEPYEMGGAWIATLADLDGNYFQLVSPM